Proteins from one Homalodisca vitripennis isolate AUS2020 chromosome 3, UT_GWSS_2.1, whole genome shotgun sequence genomic window:
- the LOC124357911 gene encoding uncharacterized protein LOC124357911 isoform X1, with protein MYTMYENECKEKNIKPEKKWLFSEIFNREYNLSFHLPDNDTCDFCDRIDCQLKNANGEQKENLQAEKQKHLDEAARRYHLKKEDKLLGQGNEKFKVVMADLQKCLPTPALTNCQSFYLRKLWTLNYTIDDSSGKKTWCMIWNETTAGRGGSEMASCLFTWANEELNKSSIDTLTVWTDNCSGQNRNINMIFMYIWILKTLPNINEINHKFLLAGHTHMEVDGKHGLIERAKKHLKTNTIFTTNDWANFIASCSNKHPFIVKKMSLEHFLDFLSLTNKDGPLINRKKNTIGEPFLISNTVWLQVRREELGILYYKTSFDDVDFKSVDLRRNKRKETIMPESVPKLRSEKRKISNEKFRDLMTILQWVPEEYKAYFENLPHGASENDFPDISSTLLD; from the coding sequence atgtataccatgtatgaaaatgaatgtaaagaaaaaaatatcaaacccgaaaagaaatggttattttcagaaattttcaatagagaatacaatttgtcatttcatttgccagacaatgacacatgtgatttttgtgacagaattgattgccaattaaagaatgcaaacggtgagcaaaaagaaaaccttcaagcagAAAAGCAGAAGCATCTAGATGAAGCAGCACGTAGATAccatttgaaaaaagaagataagCTTTTGGGAcaaggaaatgaaaaatttaaagttgttatggCAGACCTACAGAAGTGTCTTCCTACTCCAGCTCTCACAAACTGTCAAAGCTTCTACTTGAGAAAGCTCTGGACTCTAAACTACACCATTGACGACAGTAGTGGAAAGAAAACGTGGTGCATGATTTGGAATGAGACCACTGCAGGTAGAGGTGGAAGTGAGATGGCTTCTTGTTTGTTTACCTGGGCaaatgaagagctcaataaaagcaGCATTGACACTCTGACTGTTTGGACCGATAACTGCAGCggtcaaaatagaaatattaatatgatttttatgtacatttggattttgaaaactctacccaacattaatgaaataaaccacaaatttttattagctgGGCATACACATATGGAGGTAGATGGTAAACATGGATTAATAGAAAGAGCAAAAAAGCatcttaaaactaacacaatatttactaCTAATGATTGGGCGAACTTCATCGCATCTTGTAGCAATAAACACCCattcattgtaaagaaaatgtctcTTGAACACTTTCTTGATTTTCTTTCGCTTACTAATAAAGATGGACCattaataaacaggaaaaaaaatactattggagAACCTTTCCTCATTTCCAACACAGTTTGGTTACAGGTTCGAAGAGAAGAACTTGGTATActgtactataaaacaagctttgatgatgttgattttaaaagtgtggatttgagaagaaataagagaaaagaaacaataatgcCTGAATCAGTTCCGAAACTAAGATCTGAGAAGaggaaaataagtaatgaaaaattcaGAGATTTAATGACAATCCTCCAGTGGGTCCCTGAAGAATACAAGGCTTACTTTGAGAACCTTCCACATGGGGCTAGTGAAAATGACTTTCCAGATATCAGTTcaacattattagattaa
- the LOC124357912 gene encoding uncharacterized protein LOC124357912, with product MYVLNFFFDFSNAGSESNLDQCVNNNYVPTKGDPNEQGDDIQDEQVEEYPTECVNILDPSNSEINYGAHNNLEQYMEDIHEETAEDNHDIIEDNHDEITDNNHDETTKDNYYDQLAEDNHDQLAEDSHDQLAEDNHDRQLFSDEGNIFIVITANQNCDEVQEDFLNVLDGTVVTIIEEDTQSINEGDFVTELSSNESVQTLVFTPDKSPHPTPEDEQIQQTITEGTPDDIDSLPVQKKPRKRLQTPDNWKINQRKRKHQAGEEYINQKGKLIHKKEIKTRKDCLNNCKFFCNKKITCDERQAVFKAFYTLKTQNEKYMFLKNLTERSLTARKQNKGVENSVSRRQFSFRYYFNINNERIQVCKTFFLSTLSISQKPIYNVHLKKDPETDLPKNDQRGHNKSTVIPAYAKNDVRIHIKSFPVVESHYCRKNSSKQYLDSSLNISKMYSLFVEKHPDTIIKESMYRRIFLTEFNMDFHFPKSDRCDTCEEHKVSLKEKLPADSEKYQLHVAEKNAMREARHKDRENSDATVLSFDLQNVITCPRAEISSFFLL from the exons atgtatgttctgaattttttctttgattttagcaATGCTGGTTCAGAGAGCAATCTTGATCAATGTGTAAACAACAACTATGTTCCTACAAAGGGTGATCCCAATGAACAAGGAGATGACATCCAAGATGAACAAGTAGAAGAATATCCCACTGAATGTGTAAACATACTAGATCCAAGTAACTCAGAAAT TAATTATGGTGCACACAATAACCTTGAGCAATATATGGAGGACATCCATGAAGAAACCGCAGAGGATAACCATGACATCATAGAGGACAATCATGATGAAATCACAGACAACAACCATGATGAAACCACAAAGGATAATTACTATGACCAACTGGCTGAGGACAACCATGATCAACTCGCTGAGGACAGTCATGACCAACTCGCTGAGGACAACCATGATAGGCAACTTTTTAGTGATGAAGGGAACATTTTTATAGTCATAACAGCAAATCAAAACTGTGACGAAGTGCAAGAagactttttaaatgtactaGATGGAACTGTAGTTACAATTATTGAAGAAGATACACAAAGCATTAATGAAGGTGATTTTGTCACAGAACTTTCTTCTAATGAATCAGTACAAACTTTGGTATTTACTCCGGACAAGTCTCCTCACCCTACTCCTGAGGACGAACAAATTCAACAGACAATCACTGAAGGCACTCCAGATGATATTGACAGCTTGCCTGTCCAGAAGAAGCCTAGGAAAAGATTACAAACTCCAGATAACTGGAAAATAAAccaaaggaaaagaaaacacCAGGCAGGGGAAGAATATATCAATCAAAAAGGTAAACTAAttcataagaaagaaattaaaacaagaaaagaCTGCCTAAACAATTGCAAATTCTTTTGCAATAAGAAGATTACTTGCGATGAAAGACAGGCAGTATTTAAGgctttttatactttaaagacGCAAAATGAGAAGTACATGTTCTTAAAAAATCTTACTGAAAGATCGCTAACagccagaaaacaaaataaaggtgTTGAAAACTCTGTATCAAGACGTCAGTTTTCTTTtcgatactattttaatattaacaatgaaagaatCCAGGTTTGTAAAACCTTCTTTTTAAGCACTTTAAGCATTTCTCAGAAACCAATTTATAATGTCCATCTTAAGAAAGACCCTGAGACTGACCTACCAAAAAATGACCAAAGAGGACATAACAAAAGTACTGTGATTCCTGCTTACGCTAAAAATGATGTCAGGATACATATAAAATCCTTCCCAGTTGTGGAATCACATTACTGCAGAAAGAATTCCTCTAAACAGTATTTAGacagttcattaaatatttctaagatgtattctctttttgttgaaaaacatCCTGATACTATTATTAAAGAGAGTATGTATAGGAGAATATTCTTAACAGAATTTAACATGGATTTCCATTTTCCAAAAAGTGATCGCTGTGACACGTGTGAAGAGCACAAGGTGAGTCTTAAAGAGAAGTTGCCTGCAGATTCAGAAAAATACCAACTTCATGTAGCAGAGAAAAATGCTATGCGAGAAGCAAGACATAAAGATCGTGAAAACTCTGATGCTACTGTATTAagttttgacttacaaaatgtaattacttgCCCAAGAGCTGAGAttagcagtttttttttactttag
- the LOC124357911 gene encoding uncharacterized protein LOC124357911 isoform X2, whose amino-acid sequence MESRGKFILSKLKNLNTFTEDNLKPETNDCPSNQSVEVPRRNSTPSPTLTELKVLNPDCTSILVLPDNDSTQWNFNMHESENIQVERETSKDVHLLNFISTPVEPESNEWELETITQVTNMEQESGASTTLEDLDDALSSVSDLFENDIDDPTYTPPSGSESDSTLSNDLEQVQSQSVSTNTTANNNNIIPLVPYTDSDDTESELPIVTQPKNKGRKRIRNEKKWKKKH is encoded by the exons atggaaagtaggggaaagtttatactttccaaattgaaaaaccttaatACGTTCACTGAAGATAATCTGAAACCTGAAACTAATGATTGTCCTAGCAATCAATCAGTAGAAGTTCCACGAAGAAATTCCACTCCTTCACCGACTTTAACCgaattaaaa gtaTTGAATCCAGATTGCACATCCATCCTCGTTTTACCTGACAATGACTCAACCCAATGGAATTTTAACATGCATGAAAGTGAAAATATCCAAGTTGAAAGAGAAACTAGTAAAGACGTACATcttcttaatttcatttcaactccAGTAGAACCAG agtcaaatgAATGGGAGCTAGAGACGATAACACAAGTGACAAACATGGAACAAGAATCTGGAGCATCGACAACACTGGAAGATTTAGATGATGCGCTATCTTCTGTGAGCGACCTATTTGAGAATGACATCGATGATCCAACATACACTCCACCTTCAGGTTCAGAGAGTGATTCAACTTTAAGTAACGATTTAGAACAAGTACAAAGTCAATCTGTAAGTACAAAtactacagcaaataataataatataatacctctGGTACCATACACCGATTCAGATGACACGGAGAGCGAGTTACCGATAGTTACTCAAcctaaaaataaaggaagaaaaagaataaggaatgaaaaaaagtggaaaaaaaaacattag